The Populus alba chromosome 6, ASM523922v2, whole genome shotgun sequence genomic interval ATTAGAAGTCCAAGTTAACGCTGCAGCACCTGTTTATTAATCAAACGCTAGAGTTGTCCATAACATGCATAGATATAATACTTTgaggaggaaaaaaagaaggataatTCAATTTTTCTAGTTGACTAGAAAATCATATTCCAAGATATATGACAAATCAAGGAGACGATTCAGGACCCTAAGAATATCTCATGCAAATTAACaccagaattattttttttctcttactaAATCTAAAGTTTTCTATATTTATGCTTCCAATTTGGCTTCCTCACTCCTTGCAATGATTACACAACAAACAAATCGATCAAATATAAGTACAGAATAGCTccagataaaaaaatacatacaacttttcttttaaagaaagcACATTGCATGCGCATTTTGGAGACTTCTACGAATATCCTTGAAGTTGGAATATGTTATAACTGAGTTCATCTGGTCATGGACCttaatatgttctttttttggCAGGTGCAAACTTCACAAAATACAAGGAATTTGCTTATGCCATCATTTTTTTCCCTATCTATTCTCACAGCTCTGCACTCTGCAACCAATTCTAGATTGTTCTGCAGCTCCATTGACACTAGTCCCAGAAAGCAAGCAAAATCAAAGTCTTTAACCAGAAACCATTGCTGATATCAACTTTTACCCTTTGGCATACTTATCAACATAACCCTGCAGAACAAAATGTGAAAATGATATTgctaaggggaaaaaaatgaacataattAAAGACCATATAGAATCTAATCATGCATAAAACATCTTTTTGAAGTCGCAACTCCCACAAATTTCCCTGTTTGGTGTCCCAGAACTCGTCCATTTGCAGCAAAGAAGTttcaatcatattttgaaaTACTATTCATGATGGTCTCAATCACTAAGAATGATATTTTGTGTCTGTACTTTATGTGATTTTTCAATAGTATGGGACAATTTTTGTGGAAGGTTGTTGGTGTAACCCTACCTTCCcttgataaattaaatacaacTGTACAATTCATTGTAGAGAGTTAAGAAAACTACACGACAACAAATTCTAACTCCTAGGTCCCTCTGAAAACATTACTAGATAGAAATGGCTAATGGTTAAGAATTCATGTTCTGCACTTTCCCTTCAGTGGAAAGGGGCAGGATTGCAGAGGAAGCATATTGACAGGAAAGTTGTCAAGCTGCATCAGGCACACATCGATGCCTGTTTCCCACCCATGACTTCTAAGTTCTAGAATGACAATAACCACTATAATGATTGTACTTTTTATGGTAGTAAGAAATTGATGATCCAATCAGTAGAATCATAAGCTGAGCCATGAGGTTACGGGAAACCTATCATTGAATGTGTACCATGTGAGATTCATAGTGCTAGATAACATGCATTAAGTGTGATATTTCTTAAAGAAACCCTTTCTAATCATCTGCAGCTTCTGTTTTCATGCACATAAGGCCATAAATATAAGTATCAACTGTCTTTGCCACTTGAATAGGAACCATTATTAAATGAGCTtgtttgtgtgtgtatttgTGTCATGAGAAAACTCTTTCACATATCAGTTTCAAGGTAAGAGAAAGAAGGATTTACCAGCACAAGTTTTGTTAATTTCTGTTGCGACGAGTCAATGTAATGATCTATTTTTGCCTTGGACTTGGGTATTTGATGGCTCTTCATTGCTCCTGCAACCTTATCAACTGTCTTCTTGACAATAGTCTTAAATGCTTCCTTACTCATGTTACCCTGTCGCCATGATGGCTTTAAAACCTCCTTGACAAAATCTGCAAGGGTAACCTTAAAGAGCTTCATTGATCTGGACTCCTTGCTCTTTTTGCTCTTCTTTGGAGACTTAATCTGATCAATCTCCATATCACCCAGATTCACATTCACTACAACAGGAGTACTGTGGCTGTGATTCTCAACATCACCCCCTTCTGCATCTGCAATCTCACCAAACCCCTCATTATCAAGAGATGTGGAAACTGCAGTGCCTCTaacttctttcttgttttcttcaaCATCCAATGATTTGTTTGAGGCACTAAACCTCGGCATAACATCAGTGTCAATGGATTCCCACTTCTGAATGTGATCAAGTCTCTTAAATGAGTTTGAAGTTGGCTCAATGCTGTCTAAAAACGGATCATACTGATCACCTCCTGAGCCAGGAATAATTTGTGCAACCCCCCAGGCAGAATTGGGCGAAGGTATTGGATGTCTTGTTCCAACACTGACACCTTGTCCATCAAGTGAAGCATGGTTCAAACATGAAGAATGATCATCCTTACAAGAACAGGATGGAACCTTTTCTTGTCTTACAACATCAGAACTGAATTCGGAGTTGAGTGGCTGCTCAAAACTAGTTGGATAAGAATTCAGGTGAGCTGAATTTTTTGCTCCAAAATCTGGCGGGTGAGATGGCTGATTTGAGTCCAGAATATCTGGTGGGAGTCTAGATGAAGAACCCACCTTCCCAGATAGACCATACACGTTATCAATAGCAGAGGGATCCAAACCATAGGGtggttgctgctgctgcagatATTCAGAGCCAACAGTAACCAAGTCTGAGGCAGTTTTAGGAATGTCATCTTTCAAACAGGGCTCCTCATTATTTTCTGAGCAATCCTCAGAAGCATAATCTTGAACAAGTTTGAATGGGCTGCTGCCTTTAAAAACTTCACCAGAATATTTATCAGAATTGATGCATCCAGCAGCTGCCATGATCCTTAATGAACTTTTTTCATCAGCTCCTGCTGAATTAATGACTGGGCTATGAACTTCAGAAACTGACTCCCCAGATGTCAATTGGTTATAACAATTGATGAGTTTTGAGCCTGTAATTGGAAACAAGATTAACTCTAAACTTAAGGGCATGGAACAGGTGTACAGGTTATTCCTGTACAACTAACATGAGCAACCTACATGAGAACCACACAACAATAAACGTTCTAAAGTTTCAGGCCAGCAAATAACTCAATATAAGCACAGACATGTGCTATTAAAGCTTTGCAATATATAatccataatatatataaaagcacgAACTActtaaaaacttttgattttctattatACCCTTAATACAATGCTAATATTATAGTATACTACCAATACTAATAAGTAAATCCAATCCCATCTCTAATTCAGAAAAAGAACAATATTGGTAAAATTACAAAGGAATTattaattcctaaaaaataagcttttttaTAATGAATCCTAAAATATAGGttaatttcctctttttttcatactttttatttatacactagataaaaccctaaataacataaaataagcTACTAATATCACTTCTAAACTATATAATAATGTATTGatactttattttgacaatCAATTAGGTGTTTCCTAAAATCCCATTGGATGAAATATATCCCTTTGTCTTTGTTTGTGTTGTTCTAATGATGATATTGATGTTGTGGTGATCCAAGCTAGTTATCTAAGGAGAAAAATTAGGAAGAGACTGTCCAAGTAGGGAAAACTAGTGTGTGGGTGAAACATTTACCTTGTTCACCATTATTCAGCCTTGAGGAGCCAGAGAGAGATAAAACCATTGTGGAAGCGTCAGATTGTGCTGAACTCTGCAGTTCATGCAACTGCTCTCTTACATCAAATGCTCCAGCTATCAAATGATTACCGTGAGTTTGACCTCCAATAGGGTAATTTACTGCCTGGTCATTGTCAGACTGTGTAATGTCATCTGAAAACAACTCGCCGATGAGTGAGAAACAAATGATGAGGTGAATGAATCACTAATACCCGCAATGCAAATACAAAATATGACTCGTCCATAAAAGtacatacaaataaaataaacagttACAAAAACTTCTCCAAATTGGATCATCTGTTCAGGTCATTCAATATGAAATCTTTTCATCTACAAACTAACAAGCATTTCAATGAAACATCATCCACAGCACCAATCTATTACTTCTAGACAAAATAGCATGGGGAGTAGCTGCTTGGTGTCACATTGACATACAACAACCAAACAGCAAACCATATCCACTAGATAAATTACCTTAAGTTTaagattgaatttaaataaataaatcaataaaacaaaaccaaggaaagatttctttaaaaaaaattggacagAAACAACAAATTTCCAAGAATCATAGATATTTTGCATCTTGGTCATACATCAGTATCATGATGTAAATGAGAAACAGTCAGGCATCTAATTTTCTCTTTAacattgaaaaattaacataaacagCAGATCATAGGTTTTATGAGATTTATGTGCTTCAAAGAGAGGGATAGAGACATATGAgaaacataattaacttagcaaACATTAGAAAACAAACACCTTATGAAGTAGACTGAGAAAATTCCAATAAGGTACTAACCTTCCATCTCCATATCAGAGTCAGAAGACATGTGGGATCCAACTGCATCCATCAAATGACTGGGTTCAGAAAAAGCCTTTCCTTCATCCAATTTAAAACACACCCCAGCACCACTTCCACCTTCCAGATATAAGTTGTCATCATGCATGATAACATTATGTCCGCCTTGATTGAGAGGAATGACTTCATTGGCGGAACTAGCAGGGCCCAATTTATCACCAGAAGGTTTTGAGGAATTGGAAGCAAAATCAGAGTAAAATTGTGGAATGGAACCATCTAGCACGGGTGCAGATAATGGCATCATGTGGGAGTTATGCTGAGGTGGAATGGGTGGTGCAGAAGAGGTCGGTGGTGGGggcagtggtggtggtggtgggggagGAGCTGTGGAAAGCATTTGAGGGTTTCCAACGTGAGGCTCAGCAGAACTCCCAGAGAGAGCAGGAGTCAGGAAACTGGAAGTTGGAGGAAGAGGTggggggggtgggggggggAACATGACCCTGCACACCAGCTAGCTGTTTTGGCAACGAATGAACTGGAGATTTATAAAACCCCTGACCTTGTGAAGGTGGTGGAGGAGGCAAACCTCTATAAGGCAGTGAGGCCTGTAACATTTCAGGACGGTGTGAACCaaagggagggggagggggaggcaCCGATGCTAAATAGGAAGAATGCTGTGAATTTTTCTGCGCAGGTGCATAAACATGTGGCGTGGGAGCACTTCCATGAACTGTTGCAGAAGAGTGCAAATAAGGCTGACCCGGGTTAGGCATCCTGCCAGGTTCAAGTTGCTGAACTGCAAGATGTTGGGCCATAGAAACATGCTGATATCCAGGCAAACTTGGCTGACTAGTGTGAGGAGGTGGCGGAGGTAGAGGGCCTTGTTGGAAACTGTGGGGGAGCGGAGGTGGATGGTGTAAGTATGGAGGGGCAATTGGTGTTTGAGGACCTTGGCTGCCAGACTGGGGATTAGAACTGCCTTGACCATACATATTGGAGAATTTCAACAACTTTTCCTAAGCCTCCCTCAATTTTTTTACAGAACTGCCTGtggaaatgaaataattaaataagtgCTTAACGAATTCATCTTGAAAACACAGaagaaagggtttttttttttatcaaaatattgatGTGAATTAATTATGAATGTGGAATTGCATACACCAACCAATTACATCTcaacatgctaaaaaaaaaaaaaacacagcaagaTCATCTTCAACAAAATTGGAAAGTAAGAAAGCAATGTTCAATAATGCAGGAAAATTAAATACGGATGTTAGTTAAAATTCAATAGACAGTTTCTTTacaatattagaaataaataaatcaatgaagaaGGAAGAGTTAGAGAGAACATAAACAGAAACAGCAGATGCAAACCCTAGTTAATGTTGAGAGAATTCAAATGTTTATTAGAGCTTTGATTGTATTGGAGAGtgaattggggggggggggattgtGGATTCCTTGAATTCTGAGGTAGACTTGGTTGGGTTTAACTCAGCGTGAGAATAAAGAAAACTGTgagtttaaaaaagaagaaagaatgtgatattataattttaatctttatatttttaaatatccatAGGGCATTCTTTGCACGCACTCACTCTAGTGATTTTTACCATGTGCATTGTCCACATTAttgaaatttagttttatttaaataaaacaatgatattaaataaaaaaattattacatttatttaaacaatagctatatataaaaaacgaACATGATTTTATGAACAACATAGAAAAGTATAAAGTGAAAGCTTCCTGTGATTTGAAAAACGAATCctttaaaaacaataactcTATTGCCTGTTTGAACTGATACCCCTTTCATTACATTTCGTTAATAAGCACATGAAAATCAGTTTGGACCTCAAcaccacccccccccccccaaaaaaaaaaaaaaaaaagagtaaaaaaaattgccCCCCCACTGAAAACATCtgagattttcttttaaattcaataacCCTCCCCGTTATCTTCTGAAATTCCATAGAATCTAGATCTTTAATAGTTAAATTTTGAAATGGAGCTTGTTTTAATGAAATCAAAAGGCATGAACTAAAAGTTTTCCTCTCACCACTTAAAGCCaccatttctatttttattgcgAGACATTGTGCGTGTGCTCTTCTATAAAACTCAACTCCTTTATTGTTCAGCATATCCACATTCATCTTAATCCAGTGGCTAGAAACCTATTCATGATCATGCAATGATATTAGGCTTACCTGTCAACTAAACAAAACCATTCACCGTCAGACATaaccttcttgtttttttccctagGAAGCTCAAGAATCTATCTATCTCTTGGAGTGTAAACTTGAGTTAAAACGATTACTTTTCATCCATAAATACGTTACACTCAAAGTTTAGCAAGTCCTGTAACTAATGCTATATGCAGCCGTCCAAACAGCCTGCAAACACCTCAAAAAGATTCACTGCCTCCCCCTATACatgtatgtatataaaaaaagagaccgGATTCGATAACATTTCCAGCCATGTAAACTTTGCAGTTTTTGAATAACATATCAGCACAATTCTTCCATTACCGAACTCCTAAATTGTTAATACTAACTTGACATGTTTGCTGATATTCCGTTCATCACAAGCTCTGCTTCAGCCATGAATCTTCATCTAAAACTCCAAAAAGTAAAAGAAGTGTTTCCTGTTCCTAAATATGTCCAAATCTTGAGTACAATACATGTCTCCCAAAATGACACAAGGACTTTACTGACCTTATTAAGAGAATTACTTCCACATATCATCCATTCCTGGACATCAGTTTCTTCTTGATTGCAGACACATATCCATAGCAATCGTAATTGATGATAGAAATCTATTTATAAACATCATGGCAATCGTTAAACTTATTCCCACTTTAAGGACCAAAGTGTCACtttacaaattacaaccaccaagattataatttcataaacttTAAGAACCAAAGTTCATCACCTTCTCCAAACTTTATGCAGTTTCATTTCGAAGAACAAACAAACCAACTATTCTCCGcatcttttttcatttcttaaccaagtttaacaaacaaaacaaaccctTTTGATCCATGACTAATCAAAAGCACAACACGTTTAAaggttttaaaaatctaaaatttctaACTTCAAGaatgtcattaaaaaaacaattaacagtaaACTGCATCCATACCTCCCTCAGATTTATTTGCTGTCTTTTGcttcttttatcttcttccCTTCTTCATTCTCACTAATTTCtccttttcctctttctttttctcctctctttgcTCATTTGAGAATCTAACCCAGCTCCCTTTTCATCTCTCTTTCTACttgtctcttttctttttactccCTTCTTCTAGACGTCTTGTGCCTttgctctttccttttttttgttccttttaaaGCTTTCAGAGAAATACTAGATAATGGCTCGCGCTAAGTCGCGGCCgggaaaaaatatttacatggaAAATActgtattttaaagaataaaaaaaaaaatcaatacataaAAGAAAACGTGATCACATTGTTCtgcacataaaaacaaaaaagcgtatattaaaaaactcaattttaagacaatttaatattaaaaaaataaaataaaaaacaaaaaaaattacagcacaaccagatttataaaattataataacctcctaaaaaataaatatataaaattctcaATAATCTAAAagtgaaagaataaaataaaaaaaatcaatcaacaaaaaaaacctagaaaaaataaaacaccaataaaatcaaataagtaTGTCTAACCTCGTGAGCCAGGTGTGCaaacaagataacaaaaaaaaaattataaaactcagttctcaaacaaattaaatattaaagaatgaaataaaaaatactcaaatcttaaaaaatgatctaaaaaattattcaactcGATCTGGAGTAATTTTCAAATTCATAACTTAGGTCATAAAACCTAGATAAGcagataaaataacaaaatcagtTTTCAACAaacctaatgttgaaagatgaaattttaaaagaaatcaatgtaaaaaaaaaaagataaaaaaaatcaatgttaacctcatagaaaggaaagcagataaaataaaaaaacctaattttaaacaaacctaatattgaaggatgaaatttaaaaagaaaatcaatgtaaaaaaaaaagatctaaaaaaattgatgttaacCCATGTTAAACTTTCAAACTTGTGAGCCAGGTCATGAGACTGTgataactcaattaaaaaaattcaagaagcctaattctcaataaaaactaatatcgaatgataaaatttaaaagaaaaaacaatttttcaaaaagaacccaaagtaaaaaagtaacaataaaaaaataaggaccaaatttacCATAAAACCAAAATGACAAGTTTCATTTTTTCCTATTTCACACGAATTCCAATAAGATAAATGAGAAAaacagagaggagaaaaaaaatcatgtcatcACCATGTTGTCACTCATCTACCAACATGTGTCACCTCTCTTAAATAACCTCAACACATCGCTTCCAACACCATCAACAAAGCCAGTGTTTGACTTTTGGAGGAAGCCACACGCATTGCTAGAATGTGGCAGGTTTCCTCCATACGAGCAATGCATATGTCAACCAAGTTGCCCTTCTTGTCTACCCTACcctacaatatttattttagattcaatCTTGCTCCCTTAAACTTTAactattttacataaaattattttatgttattcttCTAAATTGAGGATTAACCAAACaccaagatattttttaatttcctcaATATTGTAGGAACTTCAAATCTAagcaaccaaaataaatcattgaGTCAAATCCTAAATAAATACAAAGTGAAATGATAagtaacaagaaaaacaaacataaactcTTCCCCTATTCATGCAAACCAGttcctaattttatatataaaaaaaatactagacaCCTGTTCAAGCTTTAAATATTGTCCCTTTAATACttttgaatcaataaaatttaattttgtttcgtTAAGTTAAGCATCAACCAAGTAATGAAACACTTCCCGACAATGTTAAATCCccataaaaaccaaatcatcaTGGCTAATATCAAATCAATGCAACATTAAAGgatcaaataaaatgaaaaaccaaaatgaaaaaaatcctagggacgaaaaacaaaaagatggcACAGTGAATCACTGGAGccctcttattctttttttataatcatctcttttctttataatagatatttttcaattttctatatttatttttgtacccTAATCCTAAATCTTGTTCGATTTGTTTCCAACCCTCTCTAGCTTCCCAAGTATTATGCCTTCAGAaagtaattatttatattatcgtTCATTAACTTGACTAATTACTATGTAATTATGTTAGaattactaatattataatataatcacAACTTATAAAGTATATtgttatctttataaaaaatcatgtatCTTTCATTTAATAAATAACTTGGCAAGTAAGCAGAGTGATTATAAAATGCGAGTAACTATGATTGGGAGGGAGAACCATATATTCTCAATACATTTGTGAGATTGGCAGCAAAGAGGGATCGTGTGGTGGACCAATAAAGCCACTCACTTCGCTTGGAGCTTTGATAGGTGCAATCCAGAGAGTTGATTAAACAAAGCATGAGAGACAAAGCCGAAAAGTTGAGGAAGCTGTATTCTCACGCTTATAGATTAGTTGGCTTTCCTATTCATTtgctgaaagaaattaaaaagaatggcACTGCTCTGGTTGTTCATGAGGAAGGCCTATTTTTATAACATTGAATCGTCTCTCCCAGCTGCCAAGATTCCACTAGTGTTTTGGATACCAATCAAAACTAAGAACTTGCAGGCCTAGCCCCATAAACTAAGTTATTCACAGCTCAAGCTTAGCAGAGGGAAGACCCCACATTGTCTTCTCATCTATTTCTCTACCTGTCAACTGGGAGAAAAAAGGAGATGAAGAGTGTGAGACTTCAAATTCTTAAACAATACTAAGGCATGAACAGCGTCAGGAAATATGGTAAATTTATCACTACTAACAATCAATCTGTAATGCAACCCAAGACGCAATAAATTTGGAAAGGAATGCCTATTGGTCAACCAGAGATTGAATCGGAAATTAGTAGATTTATCCAGTAGTCAGAATCGTCCTCGCTTAATTCTAGCCCAAGCTATTGCTGCAACTGCAGCACCTCCCAAGTGAGCTGCTCCTGAGATGTTACTGTTTCCCTgcaaaaacaaaagtgaaacCCAGCGTTTTAGCTTGCTTTGGGttgaaatctttcaaaaaaaaaaaaaaaaagatttgtaaaAGGAAGGGGAAAAAATCATAGGATTAATATCCATGTACCTCCATTACCCTCAACACGTCTTTCCCAATTAAAAAGATACCCTAGAATGACAGTTGTCAAAAATAATATGGTAAGCATCTGAAAATGAGCTTGAATAAACTTACTTcttgggttgaaaaaaaaaaaggattgttcATTGAAAGGAGCCTACCAGTAAGATTGCTGGAACTGGTATGATAAAATCGAAGTATAGAGTAGCTCTTGGATTCAAGAATATATCGAGCAACATGATAGCATTGACAGCCCCACTAGCCCCCTAAACGACACAAGCATACTCGTTAGTCAACCTTCGATGATGAAAAACTGATCCAGGTTTTGTTACTCTCCTCCTATCTCTGGAACAAACACGGAAAAGTGGCCAGAAATGAGA includes:
- the LOC118030767 gene encoding uncharacterized protein; this translates as MFPPPPPPPLPPTSSFLTPALSGSSAEPHVGNPQMLSTAPPPPPPPLPPPPTSSAPPIPPQHNSHMMPLSAPVLDGSIPQFYSDFASNSSKPSGDKLGPASSANEVIPLNQGGHNVIMHDDNLYLEGGSGAGVCFKLDEGKAFSEPSHLMDAVGSHMSSDSDMEMEDDITQSDNDQAVNYPIGGQTHGNHLIAGAFDVREQLHELQSSAQSDASTMVLSLSGSSRLNNGEQGSKLINCYNQLTSGESVSEVHSPVINSAGADEKSSLRIMAAAGCINSDKYSGEVFKGSSPFKLVQDYASEDCSENNEEPCLKDDIPKTASDLVTVGSEYLQQQQPPYGLDPSAIDNVYGLSGKVGSSSRLPPDILDSNQPSHPPDFGAKNSAHLNSYPTSFEQPLNSEFSSDVVRQEKVPSCSCKDDHSSCLNHASLDGQGVSVGTRHPIPSPNSAWGVAQIIPGSGGDQYDPFLDSIEPTSNSFKRLDHIQKWESIDTDVMPRFSASNKSLDVEENKKEVRGTAVSTSLDNEGFGEIADAEGGDVENHSHSTPVVVNVNLGDMEIDQIKSPKKSKKSKESRSMKLFKVTLADFVKEVLKPSWRQGNMSKEAFKTIVKKTVDKVAGAMKSHQIPKSKAKIDHYIDSSQQKLTKLVLGYVDKYAKG